In one window of Candidatus Eisenbacteria bacterium DNA:
- a CDS encoding DinB family protein, whose product MQSIELIRDNLKKSSDRVLARVEEMREHCVVFPTPKGGPHTLWVFGHLAYIEALVVRRFMLGEPNPLAEWEELFDGADVSGDISRYPPFDEVLAKCREVRESTVALVDSLSEDALDRASANAPAGFEGTFGTYRLCLQYVADHWYMHRGQLADARRAAGLERMWL is encoded by the coding sequence ATGCAGTCCATCGAGCTCATACGTGACAACTTGAAGAAGAGCAGCGACCGAGTCCTGGCTCGCGTCGAGGAAATGCGAGAGCACTGCGTGGTGTTCCCGACCCCCAAGGGGGGCCCACACACGCTATGGGTGTTCGGGCATCTGGCTTACATCGAGGCTTTGGTCGTCCGCCGATTCATGCTCGGGGAACCGAACCCGTTGGCGGAGTGGGAGGAGCTATTCGACGGAGCGGACGTGAGCGGCGACATCAGCCGGTATCCTCCGTTCGACGAGGTGCTTGCGAAATGCCGTGAAGTGCGCGAGTCGACGGTTGCGCTCGTCGACTCACTGTCCGAGGACGCCCTGGACCGAGCCAGCGCGAATGCGCCCGCCGGTTTCGAGGGGACCTTCGGCACCTACCGGCTCTGTCTGCAGTATGTCGCCGATCACTGGTACATGCATCGCGGACAGCTGGCCGATGCGCGGCGAGCCGCTGGACTCGAACGAATGTGGCTGTAG
- a CDS encoding GNAT family N-acetyltransferase: MIGPVPKLTIRPATPERWPDVEAVFNARGCSIARGCWCMFYRRSGASPPPPRGMTRAQANRADLRALVDSGKPPGLIAYQGKVPVGWVSLGPREEYGKLERSPVMKPMDDKPVWSIICFVVPSAHRRQGVAHALLRGAIAYARKRGATLLEAYPVDKPRRSSDDSMWFGAKSMYDRAGFKEVARRKPARPVVRRKVRGATRRSPSA; the protein is encoded by the coding sequence ATGATCGGGCCCGTGCCCAAGCTCACGATCCGTCCCGCCACCCCGGAGCGATGGCCAGACGTCGAGGCCGTGTTCAACGCCAGGGGCTGCTCCATCGCCCGCGGCTGCTGGTGCATGTTCTATCGCCGGAGCGGAGCGTCACCACCCCCGCCCAGGGGAATGACCCGCGCGCAGGCCAACCGCGCCGATCTCAGGGCCCTCGTCGACTCCGGCAAGCCACCCGGCCTCATCGCATACCAAGGCAAGGTCCCCGTCGGGTGGGTTTCGCTCGGGCCGCGCGAGGAGTACGGCAAGCTGGAGCGGTCGCCCGTGATGAAGCCCATGGACGACAAGCCGGTCTGGTCGATCATCTGCTTCGTCGTCCCGTCCGCGCATCGCCGGCAGGGCGTCGCCCATGCCCTTCTTCGCGGCGCGATCGCGTACGCCCGGAAGCGCGGCGCCACGCTCCTCGAGGCCTATCCCGTGGACAAGCCCCGCCGATCCAGCGACGACTCCATGTGGTTCGGAGCCAAGTCCATGTACGACCGCGCCGGGTTCAAGGAAGTGGCGCGGCGCAAGCCGGCCCGGCCCGTCGTCCGCCGGAAGGTGCGGGGAGCCACCCGACGATCGCCGTCCGCATGA